One genomic region from Anolis sagrei isolate rAnoSag1 chromosome 7, rAnoSag1.mat, whole genome shotgun sequence encodes:
- the LOC132782684 gene encoding TLC domain-containing protein 5-like — protein MFAIVARVVCSFLLWLSFYIVIRSRNKNRTPEWGVRLITLMHGLIVTFLSGYITFIDGPWPLTHPGHPNTPLQITVLCLSLGYFFFDFGWCTYFNSEDELMIYHHILCIFGMGGVLVMGVSGSEINALIFLAEITNPLLQIRWFLRDMGHYEGIAGEVVDGLFVFLFLGLRLGGGVWIVHAVLTSPKPNWEVKAGVLLMYFVSVVFAWDILKFVKRKLMKKYEACRKERTERERTQSNGHQINHYTQPTNGVL, from the exons ATGTTCGCCATCGTTGCCAGGGTGGTGTGCAGCTTCCTCCTCTGGCTGTCCTTCTACATTGTCATCAGGTCCCGGAACAAGAACCGCACTCCAGAATGGGGCGTCAGGTTGATCACTCTGATGCACGGTCTGATCGTCACCTTCCTTTCGGGCTACATCACATTCATCGATGGACCTTGGCCTTTGACTCATCCAG GCCATCCGAATACGCCTCTACAGATCACCGTGCTGTGTCTGTCGCTGGGCTACTTCTTCTTTGACTTTGGCTGGTGCACCTATTTCAACAGCGAAGACGAACTGATGATCTATCACCACATCCTGTGCATCTTCGGCATGGGTGGCGTGCTGGTAATGGGCGTCTCGGGCAGCGAGATCAACGCCCTCATCTTTTTGGCCGAGATCACCAACCCGCTGCTCCAGATCCGCTGGTTCCTCCGGGACATGGGACACTACGAGGGCATCGCTGGGGAGGTGGTGGACGGCCTCTTTGTGTTCCTTTTCCTGGGGCTGCGGCTCGGCGGCGGCGTCTGGATTGTGCACGCAGTCCTGACTTCCCCCAAGCCAAACTGGGAGGTCAAGGCCGGCGTTCTACTCATGTACTTTGTGTCTGTAGTATTTGCATGGGACATCCTCAAGTTTGTCAAGAGGAAATTGATGAAGAAATATGAAGCCTGCAGGAAGGAAAGGACTGAGCGGGAACGCACCCAGAGTAATGGACACCAAATCAACCATTATACCCAACCTACCAATGGAGTCCTCTGA